The following DNA comes from Winogradskyella sp. PG-2.
GCGGCTAATTTTATACGACCGACATTCAGCGCATTCATAGCGATTTTAAAACCTTCACCACGACCTGCAAGCATATTCTCTACTGATACAACAGTATCGTTAAAAAATACTTGACGTGTAGAACTTGCTCTAATTCCTAATTTATGTTCTTCTTCTCCTAATGTTATGCCATTTGGATTTTCTGGATCAAATTCAACAATAAAGCCAGTAATGTTCTTATCATCTTCAATACGAGCGAATACAATCATCAAGCTACAAAAACCTGCATTTGAGATCCACATTTTTTGCCCGTTGATTTTATAAGACTTGCCGTCAGCTGCTAATTCAGCAGTTGTTTTACCAGAATTTGCATCAGATCCTGCACCTGGTTCAGTCAAACAATACGCACCAAACCATTCGCCTGTAGCTAGCTTAGGAACATATTTTTGTTTTTGCTCTTCTGTTCCATATAACGTAATTGGCATTGTGCCAATACCTGTATGAGCACCGAAAGCAGTACTAAAAGAACCTGTTCCAGATGAAATGTAATCACATGTTAAACATGTAGATACAAAGCCCATTCCTAATCCTCCATAAGCTTCAGGAACAGCTACACCAAGAAAACCAAGTTCACCAGCTTTGCGCATAACGTCTTCCGTTAAGGCGTAATCTTTTGCCTCAAACCTGTCTTTATGAGCAACAATTTCACGGTCATTGAATTCCATAACCGCTTCTTTCATCATATTTTGTTCTTCCGAAAAATCTTCTGGTGTGAATACATCTTCACAGTTTGTTTCTTTTACTAGGAATTGACCTCCGCGTAGGATATCTTTTTCAGTTGCTTCCATTTTATATAATTATATTTAGTTCTTTATTTAGTTTAAAAATTCAAATAATCCACAAGCACCTTGACCAGTACCAACGCACATGGTTACTGCTCCGTATTTACCTTGCATATTTTGCTTACGCATCTCATCAAATAATTGTACCGAAAGCTTAGCACCTGTACATCCTAATGGATGGCCTAATGCAATAGCACCTCCGTTTACATTAATGATATCTGGATTTAAGTTTAATTCTCTGATTACAGCTAATGATTGAGAAGCAAATGCTTCATTTAATTCAATTAGAGATAAATCATCTTGTTTTAAACCTGCTTGTTTTAGAGCTTTAGGAATTGCTTTTACTGGACCAATACCCATAATACGTGGCTCAACACCTGCAGCAGCATAATTAACCATTCGTGCAACAGGTTCTAGATTTAATTCTTTAACCATATCCTCACTCATTACCATTACAAAAGCGGCACCATCACTCATTTGAGATGAGTTACCAGCTGTAACACTTCCACCAGCAGCAAATACAGCTCTAAGTTTTGCTAAAGCAGCTTTATTAGTACCTGCACGAGGACCTTCATCCTTAGTTACAGTATAAGATTTTGTTGCTTTTTTTCCATTTGCATCGATATAGGTTTGTTCTACATTAATAGGAACAATTTGGTCTTGAAAACGATCTTCA
Coding sequences within:
- a CDS encoding acetyl-CoA C-acyltransferase; this encodes MKTAYIVKAYRTAVGKAPKGVFRFKRTDELAAETIKHMMKELPNLDPKRIDDVIVGNAMPEGSQGLNMARLISLMGLEVIDVPGVTVNRFCSSGVETIGMATAKIQAGMADCIIAGGAESMSSVPMTGFKPELNYDAIVKAGHEDYYWGMGNTAEAVANQFNVSREDQDEFAYNSHMKALRALAEDRFQDQIVPINVEQTYIDANGKKATKSYTVTKDEGPRAGTNKAALAKLRAVFAAGGSVTAGNSSQMSDGAAFVMVMSEDMVKELNLEPVARMVNYAAAGVEPRIMGIGPVKAIPKALKQAGLKQDDLSLIELNEAFASQSLAVIRELNLNPDIINVNGGAIALGHPLGCTGAKLSVQLFDEMRKQNMQGKYGAVTMCVGTGQGACGLFEFLN